One stretch of Halapricum desulfuricans DNA includes these proteins:
- a CDS encoding rubrerythrin-like domain-containing protein, translating to MPGRDPYTPTESRYECLGCGKRISTTESYFVCPTCGSRMQNIAVARE from the coding sequence ATGCCCGGAAGAGATCCCTACACACCGACTGAATCGCGCTACGAGTGTCTCGGCTGCGGGAAGCGAATCTCGACGACGGAGAGTTACTTCGTGTGTCCGACCTGCGGGAGCAGGATGCAGAACATCGCCGTCGCGCGGGAGTGA
- a CDS encoding class I SAM-dependent methyltransferase — translation MGFHTFDSSQAAGLEDQQRFKYVSVDELLALFGPDEESTVADLGSGTGFYTDEVAPYAGHVYAVDVQEEMHSHYRQKGLPENVEPVTAEVGDLPFEDDALDGAYSTMTYHEFASEESLAELARVCRPGARVGIADWGGAGAGERGPPLSERFDAAEAASALESAGFDVDRADDRRETFVLSARLK, via the coding sequence ATGGGATTTCACACGTTCGACAGCAGTCAGGCGGCCGGACTGGAAGATCAGCAACGGTTCAAGTACGTCTCGGTCGACGAGTTGCTCGCACTGTTCGGTCCGGACGAGGAATCGACAGTCGCCGATCTCGGGAGCGGAACGGGCTTTTACACGGACGAGGTCGCACCGTACGCCGGACACGTGTATGCAGTCGACGTGCAGGAAGAGATGCACAGCCATTACCGCCAGAAGGGGCTGCCGGAAAACGTCGAGCCGGTGACTGCCGAAGTCGGCGATTTGCCCTTCGAGGACGACGCGCTCGACGGCGCGTACTCGACGATGACCTACCACGAGTTCGCGAGCGAGGAGTCGCTGGCGGAACTGGCACGCGTTTGCCGACCCGGCGCACGCGTCGGAATCGCCGACTGGGGTGGCGCAGGGGCGGGCGAGCGCGGCCCGCCGCTGAGTGAGCGATTCGACGCCGCCGAGGCCGCGAGCGCTCTCGAGTCGGCCGGATTCGACGTCGACCGGGCTGACGACCGCCGTGAAACGTTCGTCCTGTCCGCGCGCCTCAAATAG
- a CDS encoding ABC transporter substrate-binding protein has product MSPNGRDGQAKGTTATRRKVIGSVGTLGVAGVAGCTSSGTEDEAPSSRTDDESPGGGTESTSTVEDATGRTVTVSSTVEDVVAVGPGMLNLVAMLDAVEMVAGVEEPEHTWARNIPYNVANPELRERQVIGPHKGGDAELIAEADPDVVVATYFTAGTARQLQGKIDCPVVVVKADSRPLHRLEGAYEDLRFLADILGRSDRAEAVVEFFESRREDLRQRSEGVSRSQRPVAYYAGRSSEGGAGATSTQHPFAPFAFVGADNAAGAIEGHKTVSSEELLRWDPDVIFVAGSNRDRVLEAFDSGKYATLSAVKSDDLYGLLPTRFYGNLYGNTLADAYYVGSVLYPDAFSDVDPVEQANEIHRTLFGAAVYDQLAEQFGGFEQLTV; this is encoded by the coding sequence ATGAGTCCGAACGGCCGCGACGGACAGGCGAAGGGGACGACCGCCACACGACGGAAGGTCATCGGTTCGGTCGGAACGCTCGGCGTCGCCGGCGTCGCCGGCTGCACGAGCAGCGGGACTGAGGACGAAGCCCCGAGCAGCAGGACCGACGACGAGAGCCCGGGCGGGGGGACCGAAAGCACCAGCACGGTCGAAGACGCGACGGGCCGGACAGTAACGGTGTCATCGACCGTCGAGGACGTGGTCGCCGTGGGGCCCGGGATGCTCAATCTCGTCGCGATGCTCGACGCCGTCGAGATGGTCGCCGGCGTCGAAGAGCCCGAACACACCTGGGCACGAAACATTCCGTACAACGTCGCAAACCCCGAGTTACGCGAACGGCAGGTCATCGGTCCGCACAAGGGCGGCGACGCGGAACTCATCGCCGAGGCCGATCCGGACGTCGTCGTCGCGACGTACTTCACGGCCGGGACGGCCCGCCAGCTTCAGGGGAAAATCGACTGTCCGGTCGTCGTCGTCAAGGCCGACAGTCGGCCGTTGCACCGTCTCGAGGGGGCCTACGAGGACCTCCGGTTCCTGGCGGACATTCTCGGACGGAGCGACCGGGCCGAAGCAGTCGTCGAATTCTTCGAATCTCGGCGCGAGGACCTCCGACAGCGTAGTGAAGGTGTTTCCCGGTCACAGCGTCCGGTGGCGTACTACGCCGGACGGAGCTCCGAGGGCGGCGCGGGCGCGACCTCCACCCAGCACCCGTTCGCGCCTTTCGCGTTCGTGGGGGCGGACAACGCCGCCGGCGCCATCGAGGGCCACAAGACGGTCAGCAGCGAGGAACTGCTCCGGTGGGACCCGGACGTGATCTTCGTCGCCGGTTCGAACCGGGATCGGGTCCTCGAGGCGTTCGATTCCGGCAAATACGCGACGCTCAGTGCCGTCAAGTCCGACGATCTGTACGGGCTCTTGCCGACCCGGTTCTACGGGAATCTCTACGGAAACACGCTCGCTGACGCCTATTACGTCGGTTCCGTGCTCTACCCGGACGCATTCAGCGACGTCGATCCGGTCGAGCAGGCGAACGAGATCCACCGGACGCTGTTCGGGGCCGCTGTCTACGACCAGCTGGCCGAACAGTTCGGTGGCTTCGAGCAGCTGACGGTGTGA
- a CDS encoding FecCD family ABC transporter permease: protein MAGSDESVQASEGTTRQAEGSTQLDGPARSSEGAVRQVEGAAQRYLSRVGRRRQFLVGSGVALAIASLAAVALGPTTIAPGDVVRIVLAGPNVGTVDATIVWNIRLPRVVGAIVIGVGLSLAGAVMQSVLNNPLGSPYTLGLSHAAMFGAAVAIVGLDGGAMAAESLGLGAFDPYVVTASAFLASMASAGIILALAKYRGASPETMILTGIAVGSLCTAATTAIQYFASQSDLASIVFWSFGDVSRMSWHTVGIMTVVVGFGLGYTLRHSWTYNALDAGDETARSVGVNVDAARNRGMVLASLITALAVAFVGIVGFVGLVVPHLVRKVIGNDKAFLLPASATVGALLLVVSDTAARTALAPTVLPVGIVTSFVGAPFFIYLVVRGKEYWSQ, encoded by the coding sequence ATGGCCGGATCCGACGAATCGGTTCAGGCGTCCGAGGGGACGACCCGGCAGGCCGAGGGTTCGACACAGCTCGACGGTCCTGCCCGGTCATCCGAGGGGGCAGTCCGGCAGGTCGAGGGGGCGGCTCAGCGGTATCTCTCGCGGGTGGGCAGGCGACGGCAGTTCCTCGTGGGGTCGGGCGTCGCGCTGGCGATCGCCTCGCTGGCCGCGGTCGCACTCGGGCCGACGACGATCGCGCCCGGGGACGTGGTCCGGATCGTCCTCGCCGGACCGAACGTTGGGACGGTCGACGCGACGATCGTCTGGAACATCCGACTGCCGCGGGTAGTCGGGGCGATCGTCATCGGTGTGGGCCTGTCGCTCGCGGGGGCGGTCATGCAGAGCGTCCTCAACAATCCCCTCGGGTCGCCGTACACGCTCGGGCTGTCCCACGCCGCGATGTTCGGCGCGGCGGTCGCGATCGTCGGCCTCGACGGGGGCGCGATGGCGGCCGAGTCGCTCGGACTTGGTGCCTTCGACCCGTACGTGGTGACTGCCAGTGCCTTTCTCGCGTCGATGGCGTCAGCCGGCATCATCCTGGCGCTGGCGAAGTACCGCGGGGCGTCACCGGAGACGATGATCCTGACCGGGATCGCGGTCGGCTCGCTGTGTACCGCGGCCACGACCGCGATCCAGTATTTCGCCTCGCAGAGCGATCTGGCCTCGATCGTGTTCTGGTCGTTCGGCGACGTCAGTCGGATGAGCTGGCACACTGTGGGGATCATGACGGTCGTCGTCGGGTTCGGTCTGGGCTACACGCTCCGGCACAGCTGGACGTACAACGCGCTGGACGCGGGCGACGAGACCGCCCGGAGCGTCGGCGTAAACGTCGACGCGGCCCGCAACCGCGGGATGGTCCTCGCGTCGCTGATCACGGCACTCGCCGTGGCGTTCGTCGGCATCGTCGGGTTCGTCGGTCTGGTGGTTCCCCACCTCGTCCGGAAAGTGATCGGCAACGACAAGGCGTTCCTGTTGCCGGCGTCGGCGACGGTCGGGGCGCTGTTGCTCGTCGTCTCCGATACCG